The following proteins are encoded in a genomic region of Arachis stenosperma cultivar V10309 chromosome 4, arast.V10309.gnm1.PFL2, whole genome shotgun sequence:
- the LOC130973540 gene encoding formin-like protein 1, which produces MQNLLFLMLFFFFFCNASSNNRSRRILHEPFVPLEAHPPTEPPKPPPSSNTTAIQKQNPKHPSSTATATASTTTTTTTTTTTTTPNDSPFFPNYPSQPPPPPQSFTGFASFPANISSLILPHSPTPTHSNSKLLPVALSAVACAVVAAAVSAFFYLRRRRRNRGPGENKDVSPDGGRRRETATKHRQSPTAAGSEFLYLGTVVNSRRIEGGGSGGGDVRDNRGSVSRKLESPELRPLPPLVRQISAPPVVTAAQEEAENEEEEESEVFYSPRGSSLGGQESSGGTGSGSRRALSAIAGDSFDELSSCSVSSSNSGSPERCHSISISSPAHLSPSLSPPPQQQKQIVTSVLSPTLSPMHNQHINSLCSSYSSSSLCSSACATPERGFVEEEEEDTHGNAVTESPLLSPLSLPPNRALEEKTLIANLDSSSSSPQKRVSETYEAASPRNSNVSNGSRNSSSSSASARVSNGSNGSRKSLSRSASLDRVLKTSEFASLASSRISSSSNASRKSKSSSSQERISETNEVETATAIASALPLTSPPRLSNVSSNGSAKFMASSPLSSAFSLPSSPEKARSHNGFDQSPRMSSVSDQFRQPGLSSVPLSPSLLSSPETERGFNFSSSFNSTESASVANSASQRKHWEIPALSATTKNPFGRSGSIGSVLDQIVAVPVTHPPPVPPPRKQWAIPSITTPLAPPPPPPPPPPAATLQQRQRKQWEVPSPTTPVGQSVSRPPELRPPSRPFVLQNTTLVSPIDLTPSSQGSAEAEEAAKPKLKPLHWDKVRSSSDREMVWDQLKSSSFKLNEEMIETLFVANMPNSKPMDSTSCTVRPHSSQEEKVLDPKKSQNIAILLRALNVTIEEVCEALLEGSADTLGAELLESLLKMAPSKEEERKLKEYNDDSPTKLGPAEKFLKALLDVPFAFKRVEAMLYIVNFDSEVEYLRKSFQALEAACEELRSSRMFLKLLEAVLKTGNRMNVGTDRGDAQAFKLDTLLKLADVKGADGKTTLLHFVVQEIIRTEGARLSSTNQTPNSSLAEDVAFRRLGLQVVSSLSSELASVKKAATMDSEVLSNDAAKLSKGIANIAEVVQLNEKAGSNEKFTESMNKFIRMAEEEILKIQAQESVAMTLVKEITEYFHGDLAKEEAHPFRIFMVVRDFLAVLDRVCREVGMINERTMVSSAHRFPVPVNPMLPQPVNPMLSQPLPGLHGSRQNSDSSDDDTPSS; this is translated from the exons ATGCAGAACCTTTTGTTCTTGatgttgttcttcttcttcttctgcaatgcTAGTTCTAACAACAGAAGCAGAAGAATCTTGCATGAACCCTTTGTACCATTGGAAGCACACCCACCCACTGAGCCACCAAAGCCACCACCTTCTTCTAACACCACTGCAATCCAAAAGCAAAACCCAAAGCACCCTTCCTCCACTGCAACAGCCACCGCCTCCAccactaccaccaccaccaccaccactaccaCAACTACACCAAATGATTCACCGTTTTTCCCAAACTACCCTTCAcagccaccaccaccaccacaatCATTCACAGGCTTTGCTTCCTTCCCAGCTAACATTTCCTCACTCATTCTTCCACATTCTCCAACTCCTACTCACTCCAATTCCAAGCTTCTCCCCGTTGCTCTCTCCGCCGTCGCATGCGCGGTCGTCGCCGCCGCCGTCTCTGCATTTTTCTATCTTCGACGCCGTCGCCGGAACCGTGGCCCCGGAGAGAACAAGGATGTCAGTCCCGACGGTGGTCGCCGGCGGGAAACCGCCACGAAGCACCGGCAGTCTCCTACCGCTGCTGGCTCCGAGTTTCTCTACCTCGGCACCGTCGTCAATTCGCGCCGGATCGAAGGAGGCGGTAGCGGCGGCGGAGATGTCAGAGATAATAGAGGCTCCGTGAGTCGGAAATTGGAGTCGCCGGAGCTCCGGCCACTTCCGCCGCTAGTAAGGCAGATTTCGGCGCCGCCGGTGGTGACGGCAGCGCAAGAAGAGGCGGAGAATGAGGAGGAAGAGGAATCGGAGGTGTTTTACTCGCCGAGAGGTTCGTCGTTAGGAGGGCAAGAGAGCTCCGGTGGAACCGGGTCGGGTTCCCGGCGAGCGTTGTCTGCAATCGCCGGGGATAGTTTCGACGAATTGAGCTCGTGTTCGGTTTCTTCCTCGAATTCTGGGTCCCCGGAGCGGTGTCACTCAATCAGCATCTCCTCGCCGGCACATCTTTCGCCGTCGTTGTCGCCGCCACCACAGCAACAGAAACAAATCGTGACATCGGTTTTGTCACCTACATTATCACCAATGCACAACCAACACATTAATTCTTTAtgttcttcttattcttcttcttcgctTTGTTCTTCAGCATGTGCAACACCAGAGAGAGGTtttgttgaagaagaagaagaagatactCATGGTAATGCTGTTACTGAATCTCCTTTACTTTCGCCACTTTCATTGCCACCTAATAGAGCTCTGGAGGAGAAAACCCTAATTGCAAATTTGGACTCATCTTCTTCATCACCACAAAAGAGGGTCTCGGAAACATACGAAGCTGCATCACCAAGGAATTCTAATGTCTCCAATGGAAGTAGAAACTCTTCCTCATCATCAGCATCAGCAAGGGTTTCTAATGGTTCCAATGGAAGTAGAAAATCTTTGTCACGATCAGCATCGTTAGATAGGGTTTTGAAgactagtgaatttgcatcatTGGCCTCGtctaggatttctagttcttcCAATGCAAGCAGAAAATctaaatcatcatcatcacaagAGAGGATCTCGGAGACTAATGAAGTTGAAACTGCAACTGCAATTGCATCTGCATTACCATTGACATCACCTCCAAGGCTATCTAATGTTTCTTCCAATGGAAGTGCAAAGTTTATGGCATCATCACCATTGTCTTCGGCTTTCTCTCTGCCTTCTTCTCCGGAGAAGGCAAGGAGTCATAACGGTTTTGATCAGTCTCCGAGAATGTCCAGTGTCTCAGACCAGTTTAGGCAACCGGGTTTGTCTTCAGTGCCATTGTCACCATCTCTGCTTTCATCACCAGAGACAGAAAGAGGGTTTAATTTCAGTAGCAGTTTCAATTCAACTGAATCAGCATCAGTTGCTAATAGTGCTTCACAGAGGAAGCATTGGGAGATACCTGCATTGTCAGCAACAACAAAAAATCCATTTGGTCGATCAGGATCCATTGGTAGTGTTTTGGATCAAATTGTAGCTGTTCCGGTTACTCATCCACCACCTGTGCCTCCTCCGAGGAAACAATGGGCGATACCCAGTATCACAACACCACTTGCTCCGCCTCCTCCGCCACCTCCTCCTCCACCTGCAGCTACACTGCAGCAGCGGCAGCGGAAGCAGTGGGAGGTGCCATCTCCCACAACACCTGTTGGTCAATCTGTATCGAGGCCACCAGAGTTGAGACCTCCTTCCAGGCCTTTTGTGTTGCAGAACACAACATTGGTTTCCCCTATTGATCTGACCCCAAGTTCTCAGGGTTCGGCTGAAGCTGAAGAGGCTGCGAAGCCAAAGTTGAAACCCTTGCACTGGGACAAAGTAAGGTCAAGCTCTGATCGTGAAATGGTGTGGGATCAGTTGAAGTCAAGCTCTTTCAA ATTGAATGAGGAAATGATTGAAACATTGTTTGTAGCAAACATGCCAAACTCGAAACCAATGGATTCTACTTCATGCACAGTTCGTCCCCATTCAAGCCAGGAGGAGAAAGTACTTGATCCTAAAAAGTCCCAAAACATTGCAATCTTGCTGAGAGCACTTAATGTCACTATAGAAGAAGTGTGTGAAGCACTTTTAGAAG GTAGTGCTGATACACTTGGAGCAGAACTACTTGAAAGCTTGTTAAAAATGGCTCCGAGTAAGGAAGAAGAGCGTAAATTGAAGGAATACAATGATGACTCACCAACCAAGCTTGGTCCAGCTGAGAAATTCTTGAAGGCATTGCTTGATGTACCTTTTGCATTTAAAAGGGTGGAAGCAATGCTTTACATAGTCAATTTTGACTCTGAAGTCGAGTATCTTAGGAAATCCTTTCAAGCTCTAGAG GCTGCCTGTGAAGAGCTGCGAAGTAGTAGAATGTTCTTGAAGCTTCTCGAGGCTGTGCTTAAAACTGGGAACCGCATGAATGTGGGGACAGACCGAGGTGATGCGCAGGCCTTTAAACTTGACACACTTCTCAAGCTGGCCGATGTCAAAGGTGCAGATGGAAAAACGACGCTACTGCACTTTGTCGTCCAAGAGATCATAAGAACTGAAGGTGCTCGTCTCTCCAGTACTAACCAAACCCCAAACTCTTCCTTGGCCGAAGATGTTGCGTTCCGGAGGCTTGGCCTGCAAGTAGTATCTAGTCTGAGTTCAGAGCTAGCAAGTGTCAAGAAGGCTGCTACCATGGATTCTGAGGTTCTCAGCAATGATGCCGCCAAGCTCTCCAAAGGGATTGCAAACATTGCAGAGGTTGTACAATTGAACGAAAAAGCTGGGTCAAATGAGAAGTTTACAGAATCAATGAACAAGTTCATTAGAATGGCTGAGGAAGAAATTCTGAAGATTCAAGCCCAAGAAAGTGTTGCTATGACCCTTGTGAAGGAAATCACAGAGTATTTTCATGGTGACTTGGCAAAGGAAGAAGCTCATCCattcagaatcttcatggttgTAAGAGACTTTCTTGCAGTTCTTGACCGTGTATGCAGAGAAGTTGGTATGATAAATGAGAGAACCATGGTTAGTTCAGCACATAGATTCCCTGTACCAGTTAACCCAATGCTTCCACAACCAGTTAACCCAATGCTTTCACAACCCCTTCCTGGATTGCATGGAAGCAGACAGAATAGTGACTCTTCAGATGATGATACTCCATCATCTTAG
- the LOC130973541 gene encoding acyl-coenzyme A thioesterase 2, chloroplastic: MDLNNSPSSNNTNTYITIPVNGTIPVFTTAPFDNNNTTPPSTAADRKPIALWPGMYHSPVTTALWEARTKIFERLLDPPRDAPPQGALLTKKPSQSRTSIIYNFSSDFVLREQYRDPWNEVRIGKLLEDLDALAGTISVKHCSDEASTTRPLIVVTASVDKIVLKRPISVDNDLKIVGSVIWVGRSSIEIQLEVTQCKEDGSASDSVALTANFIFVARDSITGKAAPVNRLSPETEHEKLLYEQAEARNNLKKRKRGGEKRDFENGEANRLQALLAEGRIFCDMPALADRDSILLRDTSLENALICQPQQRNIHGRIFGGFLMHRAFELAFSTAYAFAGLVPCFLEVDHVDFLRPVDVGDFLRLKSCVLYTEVHDPDQPLINVEVVAHVTRPELRSSEVSNTFHFTFTVRPEAKAMKNGFKLRNVVPATEEEARRILERIDADNLNEYFRT; this comes from the exons ATGGACTTGAACAATTCTCCTTCTTCCAATAACACCAACACCTACATCACAATCCCCGTTAATGGAACAATCCCTGTTTTCACCACCGCCCCTTTTGACAACAACAACACCACTCCTCCCTCCACCGCCGCCGACCGCAAACCCATCGCATTATGGCCCGGTATGTACCATTCTCCGGTCACCACCGCACTCTGGGAAGCAAGGACCAAGATCTTCGAGAGGCTTCTCGACCCACCTAGGGACGCGCCGCCGCAGGGTGCGTTGCTCACTAAGAAACCGTCGCAGAGCAGGACCAGCATCATCTACAATTTCTCCTCCGATTTCGTCCTCAGAGAGCAGTATAGGGACCCTTGGAATGAGGTCAGGATTGGAAAGTTGTTAGAGGATCTTGATGCCTTAGCTGGAACCATTTCTGTCAAG CACTGTTCTGATGAAGCTAGCACAACAAGGCCACTTATAGTTGTCACTGCATCTGTTGACAAGATTGTGTTAAAGAGGCCAATTAGTGTTGACAATGATCTTAAAATAGTTGGTTCTGTTATATGGGTTGGGAGGTCCTCAATAGAGATTCAACTGGAGGTTACTCAATGCAAAGAAG ATGGCAGTGCCTCAGACTCAGTAGCACTGACAGCCAACTTCATATTTGTTGCTCGAGACTCAATAACCGGGAAGGCTGCTCCGGTTAATCGTCTCTCGCCTGAAACAGAACACGAAAAACTTCTTTATGAGCAAGCTGAAGCAAGAAATAATctgaagaagaggaaaagaggAGGGGAGAAAAGGGACTTTGAGAATGGGGAAGCAAATAGACTTCAGGCCTTGCTGGCTGAGGGAAGAATTTTCTGTGACATGCCAGCCTTAGCTGATCGAGACAGCATTCTTCTGAGGGATACCAGCCTTGAGAATGCTTTAATATGCCAGCCACAGCAAAGGAACATCCATGGTCGAATATTCGGAGGTTTCTTGATGCATCGTGCATTTGAGTTGGCTTTCTCAACAGCGTATGCCTTTGCTGGATTAGTTCCTTGCTTTCTTGAAGTTGACCATGTTGATTTCCTCAGACCA GTTGACGTAGGGGATTTCTTGCGTCTCAAGTCGTGTGTTCTCTACACCGAAGTTCATGATCCGGATCAGCCGCTTATCAATGTCGAAGTTGTAGCTCATGTCACAAGACCAGAGCTGCGATCTAGTGAG GTATCAAACACTTTCCATTTCACTTTCACAGTACGCCCTGAAGCAAAGGCAATGAAAAACGGATTTAAACTTAGAAATGTGGTGCCAGCAACAGAGGAAGAAGCTCGCCGAATATTAGAGCGCATAGATGCTGACAACTTGAATGAGTACTTCAGAACATAA